The following nucleotide sequence is from Solea senegalensis isolate Sse05_10M linkage group LG19, IFAPA_SoseM_1, whole genome shotgun sequence.
GTTGCCTTATTCATTATTTCTCTTGGGCTCACTCCTCCATCGTCCACTGCCGACTGTTTTCCTTTAGCAACTTGGTGTTGGGTCTTCTTGTTGTTTCCAGATATCTCTGCCAATTCTTTGGCTTCTTTAAAGTGATCTGTTAATGTCTTCCTGTCATTGCTGCCTATCCTCTCTATCTCCTGGGAAAGATCTGCCACAATCCCCTTTGCATCCTCTTGTTCTTCATTCTTTGCTCTCATCTCCGTCGACCCCGTTTCCAGTTTCTCCAGCGAGGAAGAGGACAAACTCTTCCTCGCTTCACTAGCATGAGTGTTTATGTGTAGTGGACTCGCATTCGTGCATGCGAAGCAATCGCAGTCCACTGTCGTCCCGTGGAAAAGATAATCTATTTGGTGAAATACAGGGTCATGGGTCGGCGAGTCCATGCATTCGTAATACTCCTCCGACGTGGTAGATAGAATGGAGCCTTCCCTGGGCGAGAAGTACCCGTCGCTCATGTCTGGCGTGGGTGTTCGGAAGTCTAGAGTATGATTCCGTGGATCTGGCGTGTGCGAGCCTGGCGTAGGCGTGCGTGGAATAAAATCATCAGGTGTTGGAGTGCGAACCAGAGGAGAGGGCGGCTGTGGATGTTTCTCAGTGGTCGgggaatgcatgtgtgtgttgacaaGATTCAAGCGCCGGGACCTTTCAGGAGTGTATGAGCGTCCCTGTGCTTTGGGAGTCTTTTGAGATTCTTGAGTGGCCACACCGTCGTGTCCGTTATGTTCCTCTACATTTGGCTCGTCGTCTGCGTGACGTGCTGGTGTGACACTCGGACTGCCACCGTTGTTGGACGTGCGTGAATTAGTCCTGGCAGGGACGTCCACGTCAACAACAGGTGAATTGACTTCGCAATATGATATTATCTGAGGCTCATGAGCTCTGGCAAGGTATGTTTTGCATCTCATCACAGCTTCACTTTTTTCATTTGGCTCCTTTGTGAACCCACAGCCTAGTAGGGTTTTATCTAAGGCCTTGGCGTCTGTCTGTACTGTGGCTACACTATCCATGTCTGTCTTTGAGGGTGTTTTGAAGTCTGATGAcattaaactgttgtttttaactTCACCTTTTGTAATTACTTCTTGATTATTCTCACTATGTGCCTTTGGTGCATCAACAGTCAAAACATCTGACTGCCCGTGTGGTTTGGGAGCAGCAGGTGACAGTGGTGGCACAGCTGTGCTAACTGTTTCATCATCCTTTGTCTCTTGGGAAGTCACATTCTGATGTGGGTGTGTTGTTCCTTTAGGGTTTCCTGCGCTTGCTGTGTCCTTTAGGGCTCCCGGTTTGACCTCAGCGCTCACCTGCACTTGTGCGAGAGTCTCTGGCTCTTTTTCCGGTTGTGTCTGCAGCACATTCGCTGCATCTGTTTCACTGCCGACCATGAGTGGCCCCGTGCTGTCTCGGCTCTCGGGTCTCCTGACGACACTGACCTCTGGCAGCTTCTGGCCTTCACTGGTTCCGTCGTTTCTGATAACCAGCTGGACAGTGCGGGGTTTGGGGATGGGAGCAATCATAGTCAAAGATGAGGCGGCGGAGGATGCAGGGACGGGAGGATCTAGAGTTGTAGACGAGATAAGAGGCGGGACAGGGGTGGAGCAGCTGATGGAGGGCACAGAAGTGCCATCACTGATATCTGTCCTTGAGAGCTCTGTGCTGTCTTTttcagagagggaggggggactGACGGACTGAGGTTGCACGGGAGAAGCGGAGGAAGTGTGCATGTGGCTGTGGTCAGTCTGGATGTTAAGAGTCATTTCGGGGGAACTGTGTGGCCGCATGGGAAGAGCCTGTGTGCGTGAATCTATCTGTGTCACCTCTGTCTCTGAGTTTGAGTAAGCGGGGCAACTCTGTGTGTTTAAACtagtttctgtctctttttcagGGATTGATCCTGAGGGGGATTGCAGTTTTGGACTGCTTGTAGTGACTGTTGGTGTGGTGTGTGAACTACTACTAGCACTAGGGGTGGATGAGTTGCTGCTGGACTGAGACAGTGTATGTTCACTGACATGGGATGTAGTGCTGTTTTGGCCTGGATTTTGTTTGGTGgttgtgtttaaatgcagtTCATTCTCTGTGTTGAGAGTCTTACTTGTGTCTTTTGCAGGTTCTGGGTTTGGCACAGATGTGGCTAGACTCTGTTCAGACACATCTTCTTCTTTAGTTTTCACATCCCTCGGCTCTGCACTGTGTTCTACTGGACGATTACTGTCCACCACAGGCTCCAcagcttttgtttcattttgtgttgaCTGAGGTTTATTCACATTCTCGTGTTTGTGCTGGGCAACCTCCAGCGGTGCTTCCTTAGGCGTGCTGAATGGACTGCTAAACCTAATTGCTTGGCTTGTTTCAAACATTTCAGATCTCTGCAGGTGGACCTGGTTTGGTTTGCTGGCATCACGGATATTAATGAACCCAATTACATCACTTGGGGGGTCAGGCTCTGGCCAAGTGGGCAGGTATGAGATCAAACACGCCTTCTCTAAATTGATAAGTCCAGGGTGGAGGGGAGGAGCCTCCTGTATAGTGTCCTTACTACGCCTCATCTTCTTGCCATCCAGGACATCTGCATTCTTGTCATCTTTGGGCTCTTTGGTGCTGTTTTTCGCAGTAGATGAGATCAGATTTCCTGCAGCTACTAGTGCATATTTGGGATTATACAGTTTCctgacatcagcagcagaagGAGGGGCAACAGCAGCCGGCAGTGGGGCGGGCTCTGGCTCAGGTTCTGGCTCCGTGGTGACCTGCCGGAGGTCAACGGAGCTGGAGGTCAGGTAAAGGAAGCGAAACAGCTGGTCGAAGCCATCCACTGCCTGGCCAGTCACCACGGTGATGAGGTTTCTGTCCAGTCGCGAGGCCATCCAGGTGAAACTACATGACATGACAAAACAGACTTGTGTCACTCTCCTAAAAAAATACTAAGGCCAAGTAAACGTCAAATAACAGAACCTGGCAGGCAGTCTCTAGGAATCTCTAGAATGCAGCAGTGCTCAAACTGTAGCGTCTGCCAAGTGACATTTTTGCTATTGTTTGGGCTCTGGGAAATACTTAAAGTTCAAAAGTGTGAGATACAGAGCTTCTGCTGATGACTCTGGGTCGCAGCTAATCAACAATAAGTAAGTAAGATATcctaatgttttgtttctttccagTTTGTAATCCTGCAGTTGGAAAtctgtgtataaataaatgatgtgcaTGCATCAAATCAACCAGACAGAAAGACCCTTCCTTTTCATAGCACTGTGCATGCATTTATGTTAGCGGCACACTCAATACATTCACAACCAGTTCATCTAGTTTgtaaaaaaagttaatgttaCAGAACATTAATAGACACAGTAtattctttatctttatctgaACCCAGGTGGAGCACACGGAGATAATCTTTCATTCAGGCATTGTCTGACTTTATCTCCTTGTCACATTgtcaatgacaaacacacacacacacacacacacacagataaagtaCACTGACCTGTACGACCCAGACACGGCTTTGTCCCCATCGATGAACATGAATCTGTGTCCCAGCTGCCCTTTGACCTTGGCACATGACCGAGTACAGAACTCCGCCCCTTCGGCGCAGCGAACACGAAGgtgctgtaacacacacacacacacacagatattgaGAACAGCCACGTTGACGGTGTTACAGGTGTGACTGTACAGTTAGTATGATTATAGCTGGATGGTGGTCCATCCGTCACAGAAACACTGCTAAGAGATTACACATAAAAGGAACGTTGAGTTAAAGACAAAAATCACGTCTCAGTTCCTCTTTCACAAGGATGTGTGCTGATATCTGAACATAATGAATCACAAGGATATAAAAGTTGTGATTCACCGTTCAATGTCTGCATTTCTCAGTGGTGTTAAAATACTATTCTAAGCCAAACATGTGTCCTGGAAACATCCAGCCATCTTGTCCTGATTTCTGAAGGTCATAAGTTTTGACCTACAGTATCCCTTCATCCATTGCTTGTCCGCAATTTTTAAATGGTGTTTTTCATCCTCATCAACTTGGAAAGAATCCGTGTCAACGTGATATTTGGTTACTTATAGTGAACTTTCAATTTCAACTGTATTTCTTTTCATAGCCTATAGAGACAGGGTGTTATAGATGAATAGAATTTATGTGATATTCTGTTTTATGGTCCTTTTAATGGGCGTGACACTGTTGTCATGTCACTTACTTCATCTCTTTTGGGAATGAGTGCAAGTTCAGCTTGAccctttgtgtctttgtactTTGAACTGCATCAGGTGAGTCAGAGAGAGCGGGCCGTGATAAACACTGATGCAGCTGCGGGTTCTACAGTAGCTGCTTCACTTTTTGAGaacactcttcctcctccctctcttcactctctctttccctcagtACATTCCTTTGGCTgactgattaaataaaaaactattccAATTGCATTTCtgggtgtgtgttgttgtcagtgCTGAGCTCGAAATGAAGAGCATTTAAACTGTCATTTGAGGAATCTTGCATGGATTTACAACCTGCCAACACGCTTTAAGAACAAACTATATAGAggtgttgatttatttgtgaaaaataCTTAAACTAGAGTCGAAGTCAACATGTTTCAGGTTGACGGATCACCATAACAGAGGTGTAAAATGCCCGGAAACCTAATTAGACCACTGAAGAGAAAGACAACCGTGGCACTACCTCTTTGCTTACGACAGCTTACCTCACACGACAACTCATCTGCTTATTACCTCTCGTCACTTACAGCTTACAGTAAAAACTCAAGCTGTCACGTCTGTCTTTTCCTCCGCCAGTCAAACACTCATTTAGCAGCTCAGTGTCAGCTTCGGGgcagacttttatttatgtttgttagACCCCCATCACCGTTACACagctgtctttttttcctcgaATTCCTCGAATACCACAAAGTGGCCACAGTGATAATCTTCCGGGGGGGCATCATATGAACCAGGTTATCCGTGGTGTGCACGGACGACAGTGTGCAACAGTGGGACAGGCGCCACTAGTACTATACACTTAATGTAGGCATGTCCAGAGTGTGAAGTATAatttcctctaaggacaccCTTATATAGGGGCAGTGGGGAACTTCATCACAGCGTCCATAGGAAGCAAAGTTGCAAGAGGAAATGCACTCCTTTAGAAACCTTTAGAAAGCACATATAGAATATTGTATATAACTAAGATACAGACACATAAAATTGTTGTGGCATTAAATTCCGACTCAATTTTACATTCAGTATCATACATACAATATCTAAGGTGTTTTATCACCTGCGACGGTTAAAAAGTGCACGGGAACACAAGTACTGCAACAACGGGCCCGTGCTGACACTGAACGTAAAGAACACAATCCAGGAGGCTGCTAATACGCGGCTACCAAATATCCGGCTAATTTAATTTATGGCCACTTTGGGGCTAAAGTGTAAAATGTCCAGCTGTATTACCGTCAGCAGGTTTGTACGCCGTTCTGTGAAGATAATCAAGACAAAAGTGAGGCCGAGGCGGCGCCAAATAGAACGCTACTTGCCGAGGAGCTGCCATGACATGCAATATCAACATGTTTACGTTTATACGGCACAAACACCCACGCGAGGCTGTGGCATTTACTGCCATTGCGAATTTAGTCCAGATCCAGATGGTGCTGAAAGTCTGTCAGGCTGTTACACTTTTGTCCCTCCAAGGCatacactgagtgtgtgtgtgtgtgtgtgtgtgtgtgtgtgcaaccaAATTTTTTTATGAACCTCTATTAACGTCAATTATAGTTTCCTACATTAGTACTTACTAAGCACTGAAGTAAATTAGTGCATAGTCAACAGTTAAAAATCACATTGAACGTCATTAGGGACGCCTCTGCTGTTGTACTCCCTGAAGGAAAGAGGACAACGAGTAAAAAGCTCGACATCCGCCAACAAACACTGCATTCCTCGCCATTAAAACGATCATTTGTTGCTCtcgcataaaaaaaaaaaagaattacgACACCACAAATAGAGGTGCTCACGTTGTTAATTGAAGCCAAAGCTATCATGACTTGGCACCGAGCATGATTAATGTGACAAGAATGAATCTAACTGAAAACAACGGCTGTACTGACGTGTTCTGACAGGACCGAGTTCTGTTTGACGTATCATTTCATAACCAGGTAATCAAGCCGACGATAAAGATTTATCTACTGTATTTGAGGTGCCAGCTGGAAGGGTTTGAtgactgttgttgctgctgatggACCGCGTGATAGATTGTGCCTTGACTTATTCAGGCGTAAGAAATCTCCTCTTGAAATCAGTTGCATGTCTTACTTTCACCACATCATTTCATTCactaatcatttttttttttctgatttgtttcaATCTCTGTGCCTCTGGGAACATCTGGGAATTCTCCAAACCAGAGaaaatggtgtgtttccaccggctcggctcgactcctctcggcacggcacgatagtacctggtatacctggtacttttttagcacctgctctaCACCCCACATTATTAATAGTAATGGTAATAAGGAAGAATattgtcacgtgtgtgtgtgtatgtagggaATGTTATTGCATGCTTGGTGGTGTTAGCTCTGAATCACATGGTGTTTCTGTGTATTATGTCTTTTGTTTCGGTTTACTGGATAATGTTTTGAATATTTCGACGATGTTTTGAAGCTGCAAGACTCCTGTCTTTCCcgcctgtgtctctgtgctctATCAGCTCACCTGCACCTTGGACTCACCCGCCACTAATCAGCTCATCAGTGCTCTCTACTTATACCCCAGCTCTTCAGCAGTCTCATATTTTTCTTAACAACGTCTGTATCATGGACCACACTGAAAATATGTTATTCAATAACTTTTGTGGGTTAGAATATTGTGCTATAACTATGCTGATATATTTTTAGCATatcatgtaaaatgtgtttgaacttgatttttggaaaaaatgacagGCCCTATCTCTATTTtctgataaaataaatcaaatttaacCGGTAACATTTATCaaccaaataaaatgtgatttaacaatgttattactttaaaaaaaaaaaactcaccttGAGGTATCCAGCATGCATGTTGGCCCTCTGACACATGGAGAGGAAATGAGGTAGCCTTGTACGTTCCAGCAGGATGTAAACAGAAACCTTCCTCTTGAAACCAGCATCGAGTAAATCTCTAAAGATGTCGACATCGGTGAAGACGTCCATCACCACGGCTAtcacctggagacacacacattacagggaaatacgtgtatatataaatgtgtaccATACGCATGtaaacaactacacacacaagcTTGGTGACTTTTCAGAAgcccttcaaaaaaaaaaaacaagcgaCAGATCTAGCGACTTTCTGGCATAACCCTAACTActacacagagaggaagagagagaaacactgtgaccacacagagtgacacacaaagaacaatctgtgcatgtgcagtgcagctgcaGCCCATGTGTGGACCAATCACTGAAACTGTATTTtccattcaagtaaaaatagtgtgtgtgaaaataggTATTTTTCAGGACATGGACAAAACTATGCAGATTCCCCTACACTTGTTTACATGTGGACAGGCCCCTCAGTATGTTTGCATGCACAGTTGTGTCCAGCCATGGTTGTTTACACTATTTAATTGAACCACTGTCCTTGTCTCAGTATATAAACTCTGGCAGGGAATCAATGtcttgaatgaagtgtgtccacctccaaTATGCTCAGTGGAAATTCGGCCCCTCTCAGCTTGTCTGGATTTGGCGTTTTCTGCTTGACCTTTTACATCACAGACTTAAACATCGTTACTGTACCTGGCAGCTAATTGGTGCCATGTTGAGTGCCAGTCCGTGACTTTCTACCATCCCTTAacttcaaaaacatttaatgtttcAACTGTGAGAGCAAAAATACTAGTAATTCAACTCCCAACTGCATTACGCACGAGTATTACTTCCACAGAAATTCGATTTAGTGCAATTTAACTACAGCTAACTCCTGAAGACGACTATAACCTTTACAGATATGcttgcatatactgtattttaaaagtctggttttagtatttttttctaAAACTGTGTAAACATACTAGCTGTGCAGTGGGATCAAACCACAGGCATGAACAAGTGTGACTACAAGCCAACAATATAGAGCGGTTTCCTctcctgccaaaaaaaaaaataaatactaaagCCGTTCAGCAGGTTTTGAGTTTAGCATAACTGCACAGGATTTCCTTTAAATGGGTAATTACTAAAAAGAAGACCTAATTATTTCTCCTGTTCTTGTTGGATCCATATTCTTCCTTCCTGTCAGAAGCACTGTGGGAAAATGCCCATGGGACGTTTCAGCGGTATAAAACCTTGTCACCTTTGTCTTTGAATGAGTCAGGCCCATGAACACACAAGTAGACACTAGTGTTGTGTCTTGATCCCGTGGATCAGTCGAGTTCTCTCAGTCCCTGATAAAGCGAGTTGCACTTTGGTCTTGATTTTCTAATTTGAACATCAGTCTGAACTGTGCCCTCTACTCAGTGAGAGCCATGTGCACTCATGGAAAACACCGTGACAAGATCACAGTAAATCTTCTGAATGGGTACAGCAGCTATAGGGGTGTTAAAAaggttctgttttttgtttttttgaatgattggAAAACAAGTCAAGAAAATAATCTTGACGCTCGAGTTCTGTGGATGGCTTCCTCTGATACAAGGAGCCAAAGAACATACGTGGCTACAGTACAAAAGGACATCATATATACAGTAGGCAGTCTTGTAttaagtacctaaaagggatacttgagtaaaagtacaagtatcttaccaaaaataactttggtagaagttgaaatcactttttatgatattacttaagtaaaagtctaaaAGCatatgacatgtactgtacttaaatagtgaggagttaggatagGGATGATAGGGCGAGTTGTCCTtgaactggaaggctgtgggttcaattcctggctctgctagtgtATCTGTGTCCTTgagaaagacacttaaccccatttGCAGTGTGTATGAAAGagatgtgaatgggtgaatgtcaaaactATCCACTATCAAACCATCAAGACCCTcagtataaatacagaccataccaactctcttcttctgatttgataTGGTagtaacaaataacaaagttgattagaggaaatgtagtggggtaaaagtaaaaactttccaataatacaaataaagtacAGAGACGTGAATTttgtagtgaagtacagtaatgaagtatttgtacttcattacattacaacactgactaCAACATGGACCACCtccattaaaggtccagtgtaacatttaggagggtctgtaaatgtgcttttgttGGCTTTTTCATGTATTAATTTTACTCGTTGAACAATTAATCAGTTGGTGAAGGGGGTCCCTGTTATAATTGGTACAGTAGAGGGTCCCTGGCTGAGAAATAATTAGAGAACATCTGCTCTATAGGTCTTAAAAGCAGACAGCACTAAACCTAGAGAGGAAATAAGGCCAACCACAACTGATTTGGCTCCATTTGTGAGTAGGAATTATCTTTGGTAATGTGCCATAGAGTGTACACTGCACCAaacaatacagtacaataacCCATGCTACTTATCACATGTGTAATAATTATGTGTGCTGTTTAGGTGAACACAACACTGTATGGCTACTTTTCCAATATTCTTAGGATTAACCTGTTTTTAGCTCTCATTTCCATGTCTTTACCTTCTGCGCCTGCGCAATCGTCCTTCTAACAATCTCTTTGATGTGCGCCTGACCATCCAGCGGCGGTTGCGTGTAAACAGTAGCGCGCGTCACTCCGCGGTAAGATTTGGAGTCCGGCCAGCCCAGGTCCAGCTGCGGCACAGATGTGTCCGACAGATCGGGCCAGTATTGAAGCGATAGCCGCGCCTCGCAGACCCCCTCCTCTGCATTCTGCGGGAGGAGCTCCGTGTCAGGGTCATGGGGCTCCACCGCCCCGGCCAGAGTTTCCAGCTCCGGGTCCGACAGGAAGCCCCGCAGGCCGCGGTCCTCGAGGTATTTAAAGAACGCCTCGCGTCCATCACAGAGCAGAGCCTCCAGCGCGAGCCGCTGGTCCTCGCTGTACAGAAACTCCGGCTTGGCCTCGTGCGTCCGTGGGTTCACGTGGTTATCATCGAGGCACTGGACCTGGGACAGAGCCATGTCTGTGAAACCAGAACActgaatacaaaaaaatgaaagaaaagaaatccaccaagttttaaaggacaCAACTCCAGCCAGACAAACTCCCGCTGCTTTCAAACCTCGCCTGTGGCGAACTCGACTGAGTTAATGCTTCATGTTTTCGTTTTGTTATTCCTGAGAGCAGCCATGGTGCGTTCACTGTCATTCCCGTTAGTGAGTGAACAACTTGActgaccagagagagagagcgcgcgagagagggagggagagagggagggagagagatacCTCACTGGTGGCACCGCCCGTCAGGTGTGACCCTGACAGGCAaaccacacccacccacacagtCATAGGTACATGCACACCTACAGTATGTCACAAGACCTGGAGGGTTTTCCAAAAGattccctgtctctctctctctctctcactctcatacatgctgtgttgacatttgttcatttgaagTTGGTTAAGGTGAAAGTTCTCACAGCTGAagggagttgtgtgtgtgtgtgtgtgcgcatatgtgctgtgttttgtttttcatctcgAGAACCTTTCCTGGTATAAAAACTAGGGATTATTTCACATTCTGAGGCTCAGGTTAAAGTCGGGGTTGAGAtgttaaattgtggttaggttaaggttagggctagTAAGTAACTGGTtacggttaaggttagggataagtacggtggccctgaagtgcaaattACCAACGCACATaggaatatttttttgttttatgttaatgttgttgtgtttcagttaatgccgttgtgttttcctatttgtgttggtgatttgcacttcagggccaccatagataaggctttgtttagactgcccaaatgaatggaatccagttaaaataataatacatgtagTGGCAACTTAACCAAATTAGGACCTTCCTTGTCACTGAAGTGGATTTCCTGACTCAGGAAAAGGCGAGACTGTTGTAAGATTGCCATCCAAACATTTATTCCACAAAGCAATCAgttacaataataaacaaacaccCATCACGTCCACCAGCCTATTAACTAAAAACTGTTGTGAGTGACGAGACACTACAGTATAGTTGCAGTTA
It contains:
- the LOC122785021 gene encoding nascent polypeptide-associated complex subunit alpha, muscle-specific form-like translates to MALSQVQCLDDNHVNPRTHEAKPEFLYSEDQRLALEALLCDGREAFFKYLEDRGLRGFLSDPELETLAGAVEPHDPDTELLPQNAEEGVCEARLSLQYWPDLSDTSVPQLDLGWPDSKSYRGVTRATVYTQPPLDGQAHIKEIVRRTIAQAQKVIAVVMDVFTDVDIFRDLLDAGFKRKVSVYILLERTRLPHFLSMCQRANMHAGYLKHLRVRCAEGAEFCTRSCAKVKGQLGHRFMFIDGDKAVSGSYSFTWMASRLDRNLITVVTGQAVDGFDQLFRFLYLTSSSVDLRQVTTEPEPEPEPAPLPAAVAPPSAADVRKLYNPKYALVAAGNLISSTAKNSTKEPKDDKNADVLDGKKMRRSKDTIQEAPPLHPGLINLEKACLISYLPTWPEPDPPSDVIGFINIRDASKPNQVHLQRSEMFETSQAIRFSSPFSTPKEAPLEVAQHKHENVNKPQSTQNETKAVEPVVDSNRPVEHSAEPRDVKTKEEDVSEQSLATSVPNPEPAKDTSKTLNTENELHLNTTTKQNPGQNSTTSHVSEHTLSQSSSNSSTPSASSSSHTTPTVTTSSPKLQSPSGSIPEKETETSLNTQSCPAYSNSETEVTQIDSRTQALPMRPHSSPEMTLNIQTDHSHMHTSSASPVQPQSVSPPSLSEKDSTELSRTDISDGTSVPSISCSTPVPPLISSTTLDPPVPASSAASSLTMIAPIPKPRTVQLVIRNDGTSEGQKLPEVSVVRRPESRDSTGPLMVGSETDAANVLQTQPEKEPETLAQVQVSAEVKPGALKDTASAGNPKGTTHPHQNVTSQETKDDETVSTAVPPLSPAAPKPHGQSDVLTVDAPKAHSENNQEVITKGEVKNNSLMSSDFKTPSKTDMDSVATVQTDAKALDKTLLGCGFTKEPNEKSEAVMRCKTYLARAHEPQIISYCEVNSPVVDVDVPARTNSRTSNNGGSPSVTPARHADDEPNVEEHNGHDGVATQESQKTPKAQGRSYTPERSRRLNLVNTHMHSPTTEKHPQPPSPLVRTPTPDDFIPRTPTPGSHTPDPRNHTLDFRTPTPDMSDGYFSPREGSILSTTSEEYYECMDSPTHDPVFHQIDYLFHGTTVDCDCFACTNASPLHINTHASEARKSLSSSSLEKLETGSTEMRAKNEEQEDAKGIVADLSQEIERIGSNDRKTLTDHFKEAKELAEISGNNKKTQHQVAKGKQSAVDDGGVSPREIMNKATGAKRTVAGDLMPDRGKPDKEKLVDEAAVRASSVERRVQSSRDTQGQKSPAGQLHASPSRSPRRPPSRPTPPQLTVGAVGSAKQKQVEVSHSRESVVSPQAPVANNWSKMRHLQNQQSAPNAQASVPRTRSNAESQLCRHSPIQEAPPQEEGKSPFAFTLSKLYNLKGLKSKVSLPQSRKHSSSSPAK